One stretch of Meriones unguiculatus strain TT.TT164.6M chromosome 7, Bangor_MerUng_6.1, whole genome shotgun sequence DNA includes these proteins:
- the Tunar gene encoding protein TUNAR: MLFSVSLARKIKTFATKMVITSGNDEDRGGQEKESKEESVLAMLGIIGTILNLIVIIFVYIYTTL; the protein is encoded by the coding sequence GTTAGCCTGGCGAGGAAGATAAAGACATTTGCGACCAAGATGGTAATCACGAGTGGAAATGATGAAGATCGGGGAGGCCaagagaaagagagcaaagaaGAGAGCGTGCTGGCCATGCTGGGCATCATTGGGACCATCCTGAACCTGATCGTCATCATCTTTGTGTACATATACACCACTCTATGA